The following proteins are co-located in the Gloeocapsa sp. PCC 7428 genome:
- a CDS encoding GspE/PulE family protein, which yields MQISSNITSTWQRLKNQEITCNEALKLLVDEQGNVNYELLDNDVCYRFLRHFPDKSLLPPTIPLLLWRGCYYLGSPVSITPDAIALITKRTGSEIKIIPISDKSYRTWFHSQNINNNRINASPLVNPLTGEHEQENISETTQISLSRAADQIERIKTLLSGALRNRASDIHLEPTAEGLRVRYRIDGVLRDITMLPPEQSRRVIVALKVMSNMDISESRRPQDGRIEEKYSTATAADIGMDMRVSTLPCVNGEKAVIRLLPRENPFSNIDNLGFSPETLSLYKNWLQQPQGMIILTGPTGSGKTSTLYTSLQSVAKENVNVVTVEDPVEYVLPRITQTQVNEAAGMTFAAGLRAILRQDPDIIMVGEIRDHETAETAVRAALTGHLVFTTLHTNDAIGVIPRLKDIGPDPALLSDALLGIVAQRLVRRVCPHCGEPYTPTEADLRVLGIDLSQANASQWRKGKGCSACFHSGYLGREAIVELLDIDDVVREIIYEGTITQLRHYLQETHFASFRTAAIAKVTSGLTTIEEVLRVIPRTALYSKSSEKDWTKVKRLSAVRSYE from the coding sequence ATGCAAATTTCATCGAATATAACCTCGACTTGGCAAAGATTAAAAAATCAGGAAATTACTTGTAATGAAGCTTTAAAACTACTGGTAGACGAACAGGGAAACGTTAACTATGAACTGTTAGACAATGATGTTTGCTATAGATTCTTACGTCACTTTCCTGATAAAAGTTTGTTACCGCCAACAATTCCGTTATTGCTGTGGCGCGGTTGTTATTATCTAGGTAGTCCTGTTAGTATCACTCCTGACGCGATCGCGCTCATCACAAAACGTACAGGTAGCGAAATTAAAATTATTCCAATTTCTGACAAAAGCTATCGCACTTGGTTTCATAGCCAAAATATCAATAATAATCGCATTAATGCTTCACCACTAGTTAATCCACTGACAGGCGAACACGAACAGGAAAATATTTCTGAAACGACGCAAATCTCGCTATCGCGGGCGGCGGATCAGATCGAACGCATCAAAACCTTACTTTCGGGGGCGTTACGCAACCGTGCGAGTGACATTCACCTCGAACCAACTGCGGAAGGATTGCGCGTGCGCTACCGGATTGATGGTGTACTGCGTGATATTACCATGCTGCCACCAGAACAGAGTCGTCGCGTGATTGTCGCGTTAAAAGTAATGTCCAACATGGATATTTCTGAAAGTCGCCGCCCGCAAGATGGACGTATTGAGGAGAAATATTCGACAGCAACGGCTGCTGATATAGGAATGGATATGCGCGTGAGTACGCTTCCTTGTGTCAACGGCGAAAAGGCTGTGATTCGCTTACTACCGCGTGAAAACCCATTTTCTAACATTGATAATTTAGGCTTTTCTCCAGAAACCTTATCACTCTACAAAAACTGGTTACAACAGCCTCAGGGTATGATTATTCTTACAGGTCCCACAGGTTCGGGTAAAACTAGCACGCTGTATACAAGTTTGCAAAGTGTCGCAAAAGAAAACGTTAATGTGGTGACGGTAGAAGATCCGGTCGAGTACGTCTTACCTCGAATTACGCAAACTCAAGTGAATGAAGCCGCAGGAATGACATTTGCGGCTGGTTTGCGGGCGATTTTGCGGCAAGACCCTGATATTATCATGGTAGGAGAAATTCGCGACCACGAAACCGCAGAAACCGCAGTTCGTGCAGCCCTAACAGGACACTTGGTATTTACAACACTGCACACGAATGATGCGATCGGCGTGATTCCGCGTTTAAAAGATATTGGACCTGATCCGGCGCTACTGAGCGATGCATTACTCGGAATTGTGGCACAGCGGTTAGTCCGGCGTGTCTGTCCCCACTGTGGTGAACCTTATACTCCGACAGAAGCTGACTTACGTGTTTTGGGGATTGACTTGAGCCAAGCGAATGCATCACAATGGCGCAAAGGTAAAGGATGTAGTGCGTGTTTTCATTCGGGATATCTAGGGCGTGAAGCGATTGTCGAGTTACTCGATATCGATGATGTTGTGCGGGAAATTATTTACGAAGGAACGATTACTCAGCTACGTCACTATCTTCAGGAAACTCATTTTGCTTCTTTCCGGACAGCGGCGATCGCCAAAGTCACCAGTGGTTTGACTACTATAGAAGAAGTGTTACGAGTCATCCCGCGTACCGCTTTGTACTCGAAGTCTTCAGAGAAAGACTGGACAAAGGTTAAACGCTTAAGCGCTGTGCGGAGTTATGAATGA
- a CDS encoding zinc-dependent alcohol dehydrogenase family protein produces MKAVLMTAPGNPDVLQLQEVATPSIENDTEILVRLQAAGVNPIDTKLRRRGTFYPNQMPAILGCDGAGVVEAVGSGVQRFRVGDEVYFCQGGLGGKQGNYAQYVVVDERFVAPKPSSLSFVAAAAAPLVLITAWEALCDRGRLQPGQKVLIHAGAGGVGHVAIQLAKLHGATICTTVSSHEKAAFVHQLGADRAINYKEEDFVQAVLDWTGGEGVDLAFDTVGGETFAKTFAAVRVYGDLVTILEPDASTTWKVARNRNLRISYELMLTPMLQGLVEAQQHQADILNRCRQWFDEGKLKIHLNKIFPLEKAATAHQVLEAGSTIGKIVLVSGNE; encoded by the coding sequence ATGAAAGCTGTTTTAATGACTGCACCTGGAAATCCAGATGTTTTGCAACTACAGGAAGTCGCAACTCCTAGCATAGAAAACGACACCGAAATCCTCGTGCGCCTGCAAGCTGCGGGTGTGAACCCTATCGATACAAAATTACGACGGCGCGGTACGTTTTATCCAAATCAAATGCCAGCAATTCTAGGCTGTGATGGTGCTGGAGTCGTCGAAGCGGTGGGTTCGGGTGTCCAGCGGTTTCGTGTTGGCGATGAAGTTTATTTTTGTCAAGGTGGGCTTGGTGGTAAGCAGGGTAACTACGCGCAGTACGTAGTAGTCGATGAACGTTTTGTCGCCCCTAAACCTAGTTCGCTGTCTTTTGTTGCGGCGGCGGCGGCACCTTTAGTATTAATTACTGCTTGGGAAGCTTTATGCGATCGCGGACGACTTCAGCCAGGGCAAAAAGTCTTGATTCACGCTGGCGCTGGTGGTGTTGGTCATGTGGCGATTCAATTGGCTAAGTTGCATGGTGCGACGATTTGCACAACTGTAAGTTCGCATGAAAAAGCCGCATTTGTACATCAACTAGGTGCTGATCGTGCAATCAATTATAAAGAAGAAGATTTTGTGCAAGCTGTGCTCGATTGGACAGGTGGAGAAGGCGTAGATTTGGCTTTTGATACAGTTGGTGGCGAAACTTTTGCGAAGACTTTCGCAGCGGTGCGCGTGTACGGAGATCTTGTGACAATCCTAGAACCGGATGCTAGTACGACTTGGAAAGTTGCTAGAAATCGCAATCTCCGAATCAGCTATGAATTAATGCTGACCCCCATGCTACAGGGGCTAGTTGAAGCGCAGCAACATCAAGCCGATATTCTCAATCGCTGTCGGCAATGGTTTGATGAAGGAAAGCTCAAAATTCACCTTAATAAAATTTTTCCGCTAGAAAAAGCAGCTACCGCACATCAAGTCCTCGAAGCTGGATCGACGATAGGTAAGATTGTCTTAGTCAGTGGTAACGAGTGA